The following proteins are co-located in the Nomia melanderi isolate GNS246 chromosome 1, iyNomMela1, whole genome shotgun sequence genome:
- the dsh gene encoding segment polarity protein dishevelled isoform X1: MEETKIIYHIDDEETPYLVKLTISPERVTLADFKNVLNRPNYKYFFKSMDDDFGVVKEEIVDDDAHLPCFNGRVVSWLVSAEGSNVSDGASQCTDSVAHSEAKHDRVDHVTPGHTNRGPPPLSHDDTLTETESIISSRQGHHLHKSSRHHSDKYIDKYKNKYNGLRINGHSKHRSGHGYETASILSSDLETTTFLESDDDASSRITSTTGRHTNMSSTVDRATLDRRRPQRRRRHRLLPMSRTSSFSSITDSTMSLNIITVSLNMDTVNFLGISIVGQSNKGGDGGIYVGSIMKGGAVALDGRIEPGDMILQVNDINFENMSNDEAVRVLREVVQKPGPIKLVVAKCWDPNPKGYFTIPRTEPVRPIDPGAWVAHTAAIRGEGFPPRPPSATTLTSTSSSLASTLPDTERPLEELHLTVNTDMPTVVRAMARPDSGLEIRERMWLKITIPNAFIGADVVDWLNTHVEGFIDRRDARKYASLMLKAGFIRHTVNKITFSEQCYYIFGDLCSAMSSMKLDCDTVGPLPPPNAWDMPYSGTYAPHSATGYSPMPFNFTNEPTVYGYHREESVHSGSGGSSAGSEHICKEPIHDLKSCSSASESELHIPSVPTMPSKNSGNGNGSNGKRSNGSRSRSSGSEQSVQTGTGSGNQQNQQDLSELRMHEETHTQTSDLDNNSRDNIYEEDILEYQFLHK; the protein is encoded by the exons ATGGAAGAGACTAAGATCATCTATCATATCGACGACGAGGAGACCCCGTACTTGGTGAAGCTCACCATATCACCGGAAAGGGTCACTCTGGCCGACTTCAAGAATGTCTTGAATCGGCCGAATTACAAGTATTTCTTCAAATCAATGGACGATGATTTCGG tgttgtaaaagaagaaattgtgGATGATGATGCCCATCTTCCATGTTTCAATGGACGGGTTGTGTCATGG TTGGTGTCTGCTGAGGGCAGTAATGTCTCAGATGGAGCATCacagtgcacagattcagtgGCACACAGTGAGGCAAAACATGATCGTGTTGATCATGTGACACCTGGTCATACAAATCGTGGCCCACCACCACTTTCTCATGATGACACTTTAACTGAAACTGAAAGTATTATAAGTAGTCGGCAAGGGCATCATTTACATAAAAGTTCAAGACACCATTCAGACAAATACATTGACAAATACAAAAACAAGTATAACG GACTTCGTATAAATGGTCATTCAAAACACAGATCAGGCCATGGTTATGAGACTGCTTCTATTTTAAGTTCAGATTTAGAGACTACCACATTTTTAGAATCAGATGACGATGCAAGTAGCCGTATAACATCAACAACAGGCAGACACACTAATATGAGTAGTACAGTTGACAGGGCTACTTTAG atCGGCGTAGGCCACAAAGAAGACGGCGTCACAGATTACTACCTATGTCAAGAACATCATCCTTTAGCAGTATCACAGACAGTACAATGTCCCTAAATATTATAACAGTTTCTTTAAATATGGATACTGTAAACTTCCTTGGGATTAGTATTGTTGGTCAAAGTAACAAGGGTGGTGATGGGGGCATCTATGTTGGTTCCATAATGAAAGG GGGAGCTGTTGCTTTAGATGGTCGAATAGAACCTGGTGACATGATTCTTCAAGTAAACGATATTAACTTTGAGAATATGTCTAATGACGAAGCAGTTAGAGTACTGCGCGAAGTGGTTCAGAAACCAGG ACCAATCAAACTAGTAGTAGCAAAGTGTTGGGATCCTAATCCGAAAGGATACTTTACAATACCACGTACAGAACCTGTGCGACCTATAGATCCTGGTGCATGGGTAGCACATACAGCTGCTATAAGGGGTGAAGGTTTTCCTCCACGCCCGCCAAGCGCTACAACTTTAACATCAACATCGAGCAGCCTTGCGAGCACATTACCAGATACAGAAA GACCATTAGAAGAACTTCACCTTACAGTCAATACAGATATGCCAACAGTAGTAAGAGCAATGGCTCGACCTGACTCAGGGTTAGAAATTCGTGAACGTATGTGGCTTAAAATAACAATACCAAATGCATTTATTGGCGCAGACGTGGTGGATTGGCTTAACACTCATGTAGAAGGGTTCATTGATCGCCGTGATGCGAGAAAATACGCGTCTCTCATGCTGAAAGCTGGTTTCATTAGGCATACAGTAAATAAGATAACATTCTCCGAACAGTGTTATTATATATTCGGTGACTTGTGTTCAGCCATGAGCAGCATGAAATTAGACTGCGATACAGTTGGACCATTACCTCCGCCAAATGCCTGGGACATGCCTTATTCAGGAACGTATGCACCTCATTCTGCAACTGGTTATAGTCCAATGCCATTTAATTTCACTAATGAACCGACCGTTTACGGTTATCATCGAGAGGAAAGTGTTCATAGTGGCTCAG GGGGTAGTAGTGCAGGTAGCGAACATATTTGCAAAGAACCTATTCATGACTTGAAGTCGTGTTCTTCGGCGTCCGAGTCCGAATTGCATATTCCATCGGTGCCAACAATGCCAAGTAAGAATTCTGGCAATGGGAACGGTTCGAACGGAAAAAGATCTAATGGTAGTCGCAGTCGTTCCAGTGGTTCTGAACAGTCTGTGCAGACAGGAACTGGTTCAGGGAATCAACAGAACCAGCAAGACTTATCTG
- the dsh gene encoding segment polarity protein dishevelled isoform X2 gives MEETKIIYHIDDEETPYLVKLTISPERVTLADFKNVLNRPNYKYFFKSMDDDFGVVKEEIVDDDAHLPCFNGRVVSWLVSAEGSNVSDGASQCTDSVAHSEAKHDRVDHVTPGHTNRGPPPLSHDDTLTETESIISSRQGHHLHKSSRHHSDKYIDKYKNKYNGLRINGHSKHRSGHGYETASILSSDLETTTFLESDDDASSRITSTTGRHTNMSSTVDRATLDRRRPQRRRRHRLLPMSRTSSFSSITDSTMSLNIITVSLNMDTVNFLGISIVGQSNKGGDGGIYVGSIMKGGAVALDGRIEPGDMILQVNDINFENMSNDEAVRVLREVVQKPGPIKLVVAKCWDPNPKGYFTIPRTEPVRPIDPGAWVAHTAAIRGEGFPPRPPSATTLTSTSSSLASTLPDTERPLEELHLTVNTDMPTVVRAMARPDSGLEIRERMWLKITIPNAFIGADVVDWLNTHVEGFIDRRDARKYASLMLKAGFIRHTVNKITFSEQCYYIFGDLCSAMSSMKLDCDTVGPLPPPNAWDMPYSGTYAPHSATGYSPMPFNFTNEPTVYGYHREESVHSGSGGSSAGSEHICKEPIHDLKSCSSASESELHIPSVPTMPSKNSGNGNGSNGKRSNGSRSRSSGSEQSVQTGTGSGNQQNQQDLSGLSTTMGQLFL, from the exons ATGGAAGAGACTAAGATCATCTATCATATCGACGACGAGGAGACCCCGTACTTGGTGAAGCTCACCATATCACCGGAAAGGGTCACTCTGGCCGACTTCAAGAATGTCTTGAATCGGCCGAATTACAAGTATTTCTTCAAATCAATGGACGATGATTTCGG tgttgtaaaagaagaaattgtgGATGATGATGCCCATCTTCCATGTTTCAATGGACGGGTTGTGTCATGG TTGGTGTCTGCTGAGGGCAGTAATGTCTCAGATGGAGCATCacagtgcacagattcagtgGCACACAGTGAGGCAAAACATGATCGTGTTGATCATGTGACACCTGGTCATACAAATCGTGGCCCACCACCACTTTCTCATGATGACACTTTAACTGAAACTGAAAGTATTATAAGTAGTCGGCAAGGGCATCATTTACATAAAAGTTCAAGACACCATTCAGACAAATACATTGACAAATACAAAAACAAGTATAACG GACTTCGTATAAATGGTCATTCAAAACACAGATCAGGCCATGGTTATGAGACTGCTTCTATTTTAAGTTCAGATTTAGAGACTACCACATTTTTAGAATCAGATGACGATGCAAGTAGCCGTATAACATCAACAACAGGCAGACACACTAATATGAGTAGTACAGTTGACAGGGCTACTTTAG atCGGCGTAGGCCACAAAGAAGACGGCGTCACAGATTACTACCTATGTCAAGAACATCATCCTTTAGCAGTATCACAGACAGTACAATGTCCCTAAATATTATAACAGTTTCTTTAAATATGGATACTGTAAACTTCCTTGGGATTAGTATTGTTGGTCAAAGTAACAAGGGTGGTGATGGGGGCATCTATGTTGGTTCCATAATGAAAGG GGGAGCTGTTGCTTTAGATGGTCGAATAGAACCTGGTGACATGATTCTTCAAGTAAACGATATTAACTTTGAGAATATGTCTAATGACGAAGCAGTTAGAGTACTGCGCGAAGTGGTTCAGAAACCAGG ACCAATCAAACTAGTAGTAGCAAAGTGTTGGGATCCTAATCCGAAAGGATACTTTACAATACCACGTACAGAACCTGTGCGACCTATAGATCCTGGTGCATGGGTAGCACATACAGCTGCTATAAGGGGTGAAGGTTTTCCTCCACGCCCGCCAAGCGCTACAACTTTAACATCAACATCGAGCAGCCTTGCGAGCACATTACCAGATACAGAAA GACCATTAGAAGAACTTCACCTTACAGTCAATACAGATATGCCAACAGTAGTAAGAGCAATGGCTCGACCTGACTCAGGGTTAGAAATTCGTGAACGTATGTGGCTTAAAATAACAATACCAAATGCATTTATTGGCGCAGACGTGGTGGATTGGCTTAACACTCATGTAGAAGGGTTCATTGATCGCCGTGATGCGAGAAAATACGCGTCTCTCATGCTGAAAGCTGGTTTCATTAGGCATACAGTAAATAAGATAACATTCTCCGAACAGTGTTATTATATATTCGGTGACTTGTGTTCAGCCATGAGCAGCATGAAATTAGACTGCGATACAGTTGGACCATTACCTCCGCCAAATGCCTGGGACATGCCTTATTCAGGAACGTATGCACCTCATTCTGCAACTGGTTATAGTCCAATGCCATTTAATTTCACTAATGAACCGACCGTTTACGGTTATCATCGAGAGGAAAGTGTTCATAGTGGCTCAG GGGGTAGTAGTGCAGGTAGCGAACATATTTGCAAAGAACCTATTCATGACTTGAAGTCGTGTTCTTCGGCGTCCGAGTCCGAATTGCATATTCCATCGGTGCCAACAATGCCAAGTAAGAATTCTGGCAATGGGAACGGTTCGAACGGAAAAAGATCTAATGGTAGTCGCAGTCGTTCCAGTGGTTCTGAACAGTCTGTGCAGACAGGAACTGGTTCAGGGAATCAACAGAACCAGCAAGACTTATCTG
- the dsh gene encoding segment polarity protein dishevelled isoform X3, protein MEETKIIYHIDDEETPYLVKLTISPERVTLADFKNVLNRPNYKYFFKSMDDDFGVVKEEIVDDDAHLPCFNGRVVSWLVSAEGSNVSDGASQCTDSVAHSEAKHDRVDHVTPGHTNRGPPPLSHDDTLTETESIISSRQGHHLHKSSRHHSDKYIDKYKNKYNESDDDASSRITSTTGRHTNMSSTVDRATLDRRRPQRRRRHRLLPMSRTSSFSSITDSTMSLNIITVSLNMDTVNFLGISIVGQSNKGGDGGIYVGSIMKGGAVALDGRIEPGDMILQVNDINFENMSNDEAVRVLREVVQKPGPIKLVVAKCWDPNPKGYFTIPRTEPVRPIDPGAWVAHTAAIRGEGFPPRPPSATTLTSTSSSLASTLPDTERPLEELHLTVNTDMPTVVRAMARPDSGLEIRERMWLKITIPNAFIGADVVDWLNTHVEGFIDRRDARKYASLMLKAGFIRHTVNKITFSEQCYYIFGDLCSAMSSMKLDCDTVGPLPPPNAWDMPYSGTYAPHSATGYSPMPFNFTNEPTVYGYHREESVHSGSGGSSAGSEHICKEPIHDLKSCSSASESELHIPSVPTMPSKNSGNGNGSNGKRSNGSRSRSSGSEQSVQTGTGSGNQQNQQDLSELRMHEETHTQTSDLDNNSRDNIYEEDILEYQFLHK, encoded by the exons ATGGAAGAGACTAAGATCATCTATCATATCGACGACGAGGAGACCCCGTACTTGGTGAAGCTCACCATATCACCGGAAAGGGTCACTCTGGCCGACTTCAAGAATGTCTTGAATCGGCCGAATTACAAGTATTTCTTCAAATCAATGGACGATGATTTCGG tgttgtaaaagaagaaattgtgGATGATGATGCCCATCTTCCATGTTTCAATGGACGGGTTGTGTCATGG TTGGTGTCTGCTGAGGGCAGTAATGTCTCAGATGGAGCATCacagtgcacagattcagtgGCACACAGTGAGGCAAAACATGATCGTGTTGATCATGTGACACCTGGTCATACAAATCGTGGCCCACCACCACTTTCTCATGATGACACTTTAACTGAAACTGAAAGTATTATAAGTAGTCGGCAAGGGCATCATTTACATAAAAGTTCAAGACACCATTCAGACAAATACATTGACAAATACAAAAACAAGTATAACG AATCAGATGACGATGCAAGTAGCCGTATAACATCAACAACAGGCAGACACACTAATATGAGTAGTACAGTTGACAGGGCTACTTTAG atCGGCGTAGGCCACAAAGAAGACGGCGTCACAGATTACTACCTATGTCAAGAACATCATCCTTTAGCAGTATCACAGACAGTACAATGTCCCTAAATATTATAACAGTTTCTTTAAATATGGATACTGTAAACTTCCTTGGGATTAGTATTGTTGGTCAAAGTAACAAGGGTGGTGATGGGGGCATCTATGTTGGTTCCATAATGAAAGG GGGAGCTGTTGCTTTAGATGGTCGAATAGAACCTGGTGACATGATTCTTCAAGTAAACGATATTAACTTTGAGAATATGTCTAATGACGAAGCAGTTAGAGTACTGCGCGAAGTGGTTCAGAAACCAGG ACCAATCAAACTAGTAGTAGCAAAGTGTTGGGATCCTAATCCGAAAGGATACTTTACAATACCACGTACAGAACCTGTGCGACCTATAGATCCTGGTGCATGGGTAGCACATACAGCTGCTATAAGGGGTGAAGGTTTTCCTCCACGCCCGCCAAGCGCTACAACTTTAACATCAACATCGAGCAGCCTTGCGAGCACATTACCAGATACAGAAA GACCATTAGAAGAACTTCACCTTACAGTCAATACAGATATGCCAACAGTAGTAAGAGCAATGGCTCGACCTGACTCAGGGTTAGAAATTCGTGAACGTATGTGGCTTAAAATAACAATACCAAATGCATTTATTGGCGCAGACGTGGTGGATTGGCTTAACACTCATGTAGAAGGGTTCATTGATCGCCGTGATGCGAGAAAATACGCGTCTCTCATGCTGAAAGCTGGTTTCATTAGGCATACAGTAAATAAGATAACATTCTCCGAACAGTGTTATTATATATTCGGTGACTTGTGTTCAGCCATGAGCAGCATGAAATTAGACTGCGATACAGTTGGACCATTACCTCCGCCAAATGCCTGGGACATGCCTTATTCAGGAACGTATGCACCTCATTCTGCAACTGGTTATAGTCCAATGCCATTTAATTTCACTAATGAACCGACCGTTTACGGTTATCATCGAGAGGAAAGTGTTCATAGTGGCTCAG GGGGTAGTAGTGCAGGTAGCGAACATATTTGCAAAGAACCTATTCATGACTTGAAGTCGTGTTCTTCGGCGTCCGAGTCCGAATTGCATATTCCATCGGTGCCAACAATGCCAAGTAAGAATTCTGGCAATGGGAACGGTTCGAACGGAAAAAGATCTAATGGTAGTCGCAGTCGTTCCAGTGGTTCTGAACAGTCTGTGCAGACAGGAACTGGTTCAGGGAATCAACAGAACCAGCAAGACTTATCTG
- the LOC116432116 gene encoding adenosine deaminase isoform X1 has product MRKVILLSATLLLGLAAASFAMPRMSYATLREQILNYEQRFMLGANLPLNDIERRANEFLMNAKRRELEAGFKNLTKFAPSRNFMLAKRDIDESAVYKLIRDMPKGAVLHAHDTALVSVDYMYRNITFRENLYVCDTNETFELRFFEEPSEDCEWELLKSVRKHPFLAPRVEKKIKEGLTMDCGNAVSTYSNLEQAWSKFNDIFNFIHPMVTFKPVYEDHFLTALQELYEDNVMYLEVRSTLPTLYDFNGTEYKPKDVAGIYKTLADRFKKDHPDFVGVKLIYAPHRSVDRKQAKEYIKTLKELQELYPNFIAGFDLVGQEDKGNTLQYFAEILTNAAPDTDFFFHAGETNWYGSSIDENLVDAILLNTRRIGHGYALVYHPFLLEMTKRMNIAIEVNPISNQVLKLVDDMRNHAARRLFSEGYPVVVSNDDPGFWNARALSYDFYEAFMGLMSERSDLRGLKQLAMNSLIYSSMKDEERKAALSLWEKKWMNYVNDVAQKSH; this is encoded by the exons ATGAGGAAAGTGATTCTCCTCTCGGCGACGCTGCTGCTCGGCCTGGCGGCCGCGAGTTTCGCGATGCCGCGGATGAGCTACGCGACCCTCCGCGAACAGATACTGAACTACGAGCAACGGTTCATGCTAGGCGCCAATCTTCCCCTGAACGACATTGAGCGTCGGGCTAACGAGTTTCTAATGAATGCGAAGAGGAGGGAACTGGAGGCTG GCTTCAAGAACCTCACGAAGTTCGCCCCAAGCCGGAACTTCATGTTAGCGAAGAGGGACATCGACGAGTCCGCGGTGTACAAACTCATCCGCGACATGCCGAAAGGCGCGGTGCTGCACGCTCACGACACAGCTTTGGTCTCCGTCGATTACATGTACCGGAACATCACGTTCCGCGAGAATCTGTACGTCTGCGACACGAACGAGACCTTCGAGCTGCGGTTCTTCGAGGAACCGAGCGAAGACTGCGAATGGGAATTGCTGAAGTCGGTGCGCAAGCATCCTTTCCTCGCGCCGAGGGTggagaaaaaaattaaagaggGACTGACCATGGACTGCGGCAATGCCGTTTCAACTTATAGCAACCTGGAGCAGGCCTGGTCGAAGTTCAATGATATTTTCAACTTCATCCACCCGATGGTCACTTTCAAGCCTGTCTACGAGGACCATTTCTTGACGGCTCTCCAGGAACTTTACGAGGACAATGTAATGTATTTGGAGGTGCGATCCACCTTGCCTACGTTGTACGACTTCAATGGCACGGAATACAAACCGAAGGACGTTGCTGGCATTTACAAGACGCTCGCTGACAG ATTTAAGAAGGACCACCCAGATTTCGTCGGGGTGAAACTGATCTACGCGCCTCACAGGTCCGTCGACCGCAAGCAGGCGAAAGAGTACATAAAGACGCTGAAGGAGCTGCAGGAGCTGTATCCGAACTTCATAGCAGGTTTCGATTTAGTTGGACAAGAGGATAAGGGGAACACGTTGCAGTACTTCGCGGAGATATTAACGAACGCCGCGCCGGACACGGATTTCTTCTTCCACGCGGGCGAAACGAACTGGTACGGTTCGTCGATAGACGAGAACCTGGTCGACGCCATTTTGTTGAATACGCGGCGCATTGGTCACGG GTACGCACTAGTTTATCATCCCTTCCTCCTCGAAATGACGAAGCGAATGAACATCGCTATAGAAGTGAACCCAATCTCGAATCAAGTCTTGAAGCTCGTCGACGACATGAGGAACCATGCAGCTAGACGACTGTTCTCCGAAGGCTACCCGGTAGTCGTATCGAACGATGACCCAGGCTTTTGGAACGCGAGAGCTTTGAGCTACGACTTCTACGAAGCTTTCATGGGCCTCATGTCCGAGCGCTCGGATCTGAGGGGACTCAAACAGCTGGCCATGAACTCTTTGATTTACAGCAGCATGAAGGATGAGGAGAGGAAAGCTGCCCTGTCTCTTTGGGAAAAGAAATGGATGAATTACGTAAACGACGTGGCGCAGAAGAGTCATTAG
- the LOC116432116 gene encoding adenosine deaminase isoform X2, whose amino-acid sequence MRKVILLSATLLLGLAAASFAMPRMSYATLREQILNYEQRFMLGANLPLNDIERRANEFLMNAKRRELEAGFKNLTKFAPSRNFMLAKRDIDESAVYKLIRDMPKGAVLHAHDTALVSVDYMYRNITFRENLYVCDTNETFELRFFEEPSEDCEWELLKSVRKHPFLAPRVEKKIKEGLTMDCGNAVSTYSNLEQAWSKFNDIFNFIHPMVTFKPVYEDHFLTALQELYEDNVMYLEVRSTLPTLYDFNGTEYKPKDVAGIYKTLADRFKKDHPDFVGVKLIYAPHRSVDRKQAKEYIKTLKELQELYPNFIAGFDLVGQEDKGNTLQYFAEILTNAAPDTDFFFHAGETNWYGSSIDENLVDAILLNTRRIGHGQRNSIRDCAIAKRTSRYLLNLRLSINVSSGTH is encoded by the exons ATGAGGAAAGTGATTCTCCTCTCGGCGACGCTGCTGCTCGGCCTGGCGGCCGCGAGTTTCGCGATGCCGCGGATGAGCTACGCGACCCTCCGCGAACAGATACTGAACTACGAGCAACGGTTCATGCTAGGCGCCAATCTTCCCCTGAACGACATTGAGCGTCGGGCTAACGAGTTTCTAATGAATGCGAAGAGGAGGGAACTGGAGGCTG GCTTCAAGAACCTCACGAAGTTCGCCCCAAGCCGGAACTTCATGTTAGCGAAGAGGGACATCGACGAGTCCGCGGTGTACAAACTCATCCGCGACATGCCGAAAGGCGCGGTGCTGCACGCTCACGACACAGCTTTGGTCTCCGTCGATTACATGTACCGGAACATCACGTTCCGCGAGAATCTGTACGTCTGCGACACGAACGAGACCTTCGAGCTGCGGTTCTTCGAGGAACCGAGCGAAGACTGCGAATGGGAATTGCTGAAGTCGGTGCGCAAGCATCCTTTCCTCGCGCCGAGGGTggagaaaaaaattaaagaggGACTGACCATGGACTGCGGCAATGCCGTTTCAACTTATAGCAACCTGGAGCAGGCCTGGTCGAAGTTCAATGATATTTTCAACTTCATCCACCCGATGGTCACTTTCAAGCCTGTCTACGAGGACCATTTCTTGACGGCTCTCCAGGAACTTTACGAGGACAATGTAATGTATTTGGAGGTGCGATCCACCTTGCCTACGTTGTACGACTTCAATGGCACGGAATACAAACCGAAGGACGTTGCTGGCATTTACAAGACGCTCGCTGACAG ATTTAAGAAGGACCACCCAGATTTCGTCGGGGTGAAACTGATCTACGCGCCTCACAGGTCCGTCGACCGCAAGCAGGCGAAAGAGTACATAAAGACGCTGAAGGAGCTGCAGGAGCTGTATCCGAACTTCATAGCAGGTTTCGATTTAGTTGGACAAGAGGATAAGGGGAACACGTTGCAGTACTTCGCGGAGATATTAACGAACGCCGCGCCGGACACGGATTTCTTCTTCCACGCGGGCGAAACGAACTGGTACGGTTCGTCGATAGACGAGAACCTGGTCGACGCCATTTTGTTGAATACGCGGCGCATTGGTCACGG GCAACGCAACTCGATCAGAGACTGCGCAATCGCGAAGCGGACGAGCAGATATCTTCTAAACCTGAGACTTTCAATAAACGTTTCATCAGGTACGCACTAG